Proteins found in one Planococcus citri chromosome 2, ihPlaCitr1.1, whole genome shotgun sequence genomic segment:
- the LOC135837720 gene encoding protein maelstrom homolog translates to MPKKPPPNGYYFFMKDWKAREERFGRRFPNGMKDVAIHASEDWKNLPPQEKERYNKIAKDHRHDPRPNVPKAEEKRYNSFGVSFAELERQRQEKDARIKQSKDFLFNLVNSMTIDDLKEHPFYLIHVNYFCKTDHDEYLPAEIAISEFSLLNGVHKYFHRFLSPGTIPTGYACEVKEHSDKYHRIPFNLTRNMDKFDEVYAQLREFMKGKFVTFDNPPLFTLTDNVFDNTSTSAVKKTLERLWESAHYGPDTYDTWESEFGVYSLAQLLFEMKRKILDGNPNGILPFPNDVLADAELRKDLYHFRSEMACKFHQVEDNLAFCSQSYVIRWAHIIRDHCCHYLGIDTAALPKTYVCDANDLGDLVEDMSLRDDDFNDAKSTLSGYTTVSYATERSVGFSSVKSVKTDTSSPGSLAPSSTLSTATSWASAISQPKPPSSVASSSWATASQPKKAPTFDNKNFPSLGCGRGRVPLQKRNPSTK, encoded by the exons ATGCCAAAGAAACCACCTCCTAACGGTTACTACTTCTTCATGAAAGATTGGAAAGCTCGCGAAGAAAGATTCGGTCGTAGATTTCCAAACGGTATGAAAGATGTGGCAATTCACGCTTCCGAAGACTGGAAAAATTTACCCCCGCAAGAAAAAGAACGCTATAATAAGATCGCCAAAGACCACCGCCACGATCCCAGACCCAACGTACCGAAAGCCGAAGAAAAAAGGTACAATAGCTTCGGCGTAAGCTTCGCTGAACTGGAAAGACAACGTCAGGAGAAAGATGCCAGGATAAAGCAATCGAAAGATTTCCTTTTTAATTTAGTCAACAGCATGACAATCG ATGATTTAAAAGAGCATCCGTTCTATCTGATCCACGTTAATTATTTCTGTAAAACCGATCACGACGAGTATCTTCCTGCGGAAATAGCCATATCGGAATTTTCACTATTGAATGGAGTGcataaatattttcatcgttttttgtCTCCTG gcACGATTCCCACCGGATACGCTTGCGAAGTAAAGGAACATAGTGATAAATATCATAGAATACCGTTCAATCTAACTCGTAATATGGATAAATTTGATGAAGTATATGCCCAACTGCGCGAATTCATGAAAGGA aaatttgtTACGTTTGATAATCCTCCGTTGTTCACCCTAACCGATAATGTGTTCGATAACACAAGTACCAGCGCTGTGAAAAAGACATTGGAACGGTTGTGGGAAAGTGCTCACTATGGAcctg ATACGTACGATACTTGGGAAAGCGAATTCGGAGTGTATTCGTTGGCTCAGCTTCTTTTCGAGATGAAGAGAAAAATTCTTGATGGAAATCCTAACGGAATTTTACCTTTTCCGAACGATGTGTTGGCGGATGCGGAATTACGTAAAGATCTTTATCATTTCCGTTCCGAGATGGCTTGCAAG TTCCATCAAGTGGAGGACAATTTGGCGTTTTGTAGCCAATCGTATGTGATAAGGTGGGCTCACATTATTCGAGATCATTGCTGCCATTATTTGGGCATTGATACTGCGGCGTTACCAAAAACTTACGTATGTGATGCGAACGATTTGGGTGACTTGGTGGAGGATATGAGTTTGAGGGATGATGACTTCAACGAT GCTAAGAGTACTTTAAGTGGTTACACAACTGTAAGTTATGCTACCGAAAGAAGCGTTGGATTTTCATCGGTTAAAAGTGTCAAG ACTGACACTTCATCACCGGGTTCCCTTGCACCGTCGTCTACACTATCTACCGCAACTTCATGGGCATCGGCGATTAGTCAACCTAAACCGCCATCATCGGTGGCTTCTTCTTCATGGGCTACCGCTAGTCAACCGAAAAAAGCACCAACTTTCGATAACAAAAACTTTCCGTCCCTAGGATGTGGCC GTGGTCGAGTTCCTTTGCAAAAGAGA